A single Tenacibaculum sp. Bg11-29 DNA region contains:
- a CDS encoding GNAT family N-acetyltransferase produces MKNISIRKITVNDINQLKKIGEQTFFETYSSGNSKKNMKEYLGNEFSIEKLKTELTNLNSEFYFAELKNDPIGYLKINFNQAQTEIKDGNSLEIERIYVLNKFQGKKIGQILYEKVLEVSKQKNVAYVWLGVWEENPKAIRFYTKNGFVAFDKHTFTVGEDKQTDIMMKLKVNQ; encoded by the coding sequence ATGAAAAATATAAGTATTAGAAAAATAACAGTAAATGATATCAACCAATTAAAAAAGATTGGAGAACAGACTTTTTTCGAAACATATTCTTCAGGAAATAGTAAAAAAAACATGAAAGAATATTTGGGAAATGAGTTTTCAATTGAAAAACTAAAAACCGAATTAACAAATCTAAATTCTGAATTTTATTTTGCTGAACTTAAAAATGATCCTATCGGATATTTAAAAATTAATTTTAATCAAGCACAAACTGAAATTAAAGATGGAAATTCACTTGAAATCGAGCGAATTTACGTGCTAAATAAATTTCAAGGAAAAAAAATTGGTCAAATACTTTATGAAAAAGTTTTAGAAGTTTCAAAACAAAAAAACGTTGCATATGTTTGGTTAGGTGTTTGGGAAGAAAACCCAAAAGCAATCAGATTTTACACAAAAAATGGGTTCGTAGCATTTGATAAGCACACTTTTACAGTAGGAGAAGATAAGCAGACAGATATTATGATGAAATTAAAAGTAAATCAATAG
- a CDS encoding N-acetyltransferase, producing the protein MINIKTAKIADTEVLALLGRITYSESHGHFIDDKNDLLKFLNNSFSITEIKNQLKNTNNLFYILYVDDFPVGYTKLVLNELHESVKVNSSCRLEKIYILKDFLPLKLGQKLFDFIVGKAIEHQFKNIWLSVYIKNIRAINFYKKNGFEISGKLDYLVNNKKYENFVYVKKI; encoded by the coding sequence ATGATTAATATAAAAACAGCAAAAATAGCTGACACAGAAGTCTTAGCGCTATTGGGAAGAATAACATATTCTGAATCTCACGGGCATTTTATAGATGATAAAAACGATTTATTAAAATTCTTAAATAACTCTTTCTCTATTACTGAAATTAAAAATCAACTTAAAAACACCAATAATCTTTTTTACATTTTATATGTTGATGATTTTCCTGTTGGTTACACAAAATTAGTATTAAATGAATTACATGAAAGTGTAAAAGTTAACAGTTCTTGCAGATTAGAAAAAATTTACATTTTGAAGGATTTTTTGCCTTTAAAATTAGGTCAAAAGTTATTTGATTTTATAGTAGGAAAAGCTATTGAACATCAATTTAAAAACATTTGGCTTTCAGTGTACATAAAAAATATTCGAGCAATTAATTTTTATAAAAAAAATGGGTTCGAAATATCAGGAAAGTTAGATTATCTAGTGAATAATAAAAAATATGAAAACTTTGTTTATGTTAAAAAAATATAA
- a CDS encoding DUF1272 domain-containing protein produces MLAIRPNCEHCNKDLPNTSTEAMICSFECTYCKACAIEVFKNVCPSCTGNFVERPIRPSILIKKYPAATKRIFKPKDLEKTKVNSEEFKGILPEKR; encoded by the coding sequence ATGCTAGCTATTAGACCCAATTGCGAACATTGCAATAAAGATTTACCAAACACCTCTACCGAGGCGATGATTTGCTCTTTTGAATGTACTTATTGTAAAGCATGTGCTATTGAAGTTTTTAAAAACGTATGTCCTAGTTGTACTGGTAATTTTGTTGAACGTCCAATTCGTCCATCAATACTAATTAAAAAATATCCTGCTGCTACAAAACGAATTTTTAAGCCAAAAGATTTAGAAAAAACTAAAGTAAATTCAGAAGAGTTTAAAGGTATTCTTCCAGAAAAAAGATAA
- a CDS encoding DinB family protein, which translates to MKPFTPVVIKNNNIMIKKDLQQTEYNEYFGRYLGKVSDNTELITGLENDKKMVIDFFSTVPKNKLEYRYELKKWSVKEVLQHIIDTERIFMYRLLRIARKDTTALAGFDQDIYIDPSQANNKKLETLIHEFTITRMYSLNLINSISDENLQNIGTASDSNVSARACAFILLGHSIWHIDIIKERYL; encoded by the coding sequence ATGAAGCCTTTTACACCTGTAGTAATAAAAAACAATAACATAATGATTAAAAAAGATTTACAACAAACAGAATATAACGAGTACTTTGGAAGGTACCTTGGTAAAGTTTCTGATAATACCGAATTAATTACTGGTTTAGAAAACGATAAAAAAATGGTTATCGATTTCTTCTCTACCGTACCTAAAAACAAATTAGAATATCGTTATGAACTAAAAAAATGGAGTGTTAAAGAGGTTTTACAGCATATTATTGACACTGAACGTATATTCATGTACCGTTTGTTAAGAATTGCTAGAAAAGATACAACTGCCTTAGCTGGATTTGACCAAGATATTTACATAGATCCTTCTCAAGCGAATAATAAAAAATTAGAAACATTAATTCATGAATTTACAATAACAAGAATGTATTCATTAAACCTAATTAATAGTATTTCTGATGAAAATTTACAAAACATAGGTACTGCTAGTGATAGCAATGTTTCTGCAAGAGCTTGTGCTTTTATTTTATTAGGACACAGTATTTGGCATATAGATATTATTAAAGAGCGCTATTTATAA
- a CDS encoding PLP-dependent aminotransferase family protein yields the protein MFPYKTSFKIDRNNSQSIYIQISNQFIYFINQGKLPANTKLPGTRSLAELLNVHRKTIVSSYEELDLQGWIESVPKKGTFVRADLPLLQRENNEEINESKKNTTTGFSFYSNGFENLKLLDKKENDTLFLNDGISDGRLTPTIEIARIYRKIAGKKDIHLHLSYGSTYGNDNLRAVLVTYLNETRGLQITKDNLLITRGSQMGIWLSAQLLLKKEDVIVVGETNYPSADITFIERKATIMRIPVDKDGLCISELEKLCKKQVIKALYVTSHHHHPTTVTLSAERRIHLLNLSNIYQFAIIEDDYDYDFNYNHSPILPLASHDVNGNVIYIGSVCKTVAPVFRIGYLIASKTFIDEASNHRRYVDRQGDALLELTFAEFIKSGDLDRHIRKVMKIYKQRRDLFCSLLTEHLGGYFHFDIPKGGMAVWLILNKQYSWKEVSEIARTQKLAIGQWERYDFANTKHNGIRIGFAAYNNNEIQELIYKLTNTMKLFTN from the coding sequence ATGTTTCCTTACAAAACCAGTTTTAAAATAGATAGAAATAATAGTCAATCAATTTATATACAGATATCTAATCAGTTTATTTATTTTATAAACCAAGGTAAGCTTCCTGCAAACACTAAATTACCTGGAACGAGGAGTTTAGCAGAACTTTTAAATGTACATCGAAAAACAATTGTATCTTCATATGAAGAATTAGATTTACAAGGTTGGATTGAATCTGTACCTAAAAAAGGAACCTTTGTAAGAGCTGATTTACCTTTACTACAGCGTGAAAATAATGAAGAAATTAATGAGAGTAAAAAAAATACTACAACAGGGTTTTCTTTTTACAGTAATGGATTTGAAAATTTAAAGTTACTAGATAAAAAAGAGAACGATACGTTGTTTTTAAATGATGGGATTTCTGATGGAAGATTAACACCAACTATCGAAATAGCTAGAATTTACAGGAAAATAGCTGGTAAAAAAGATATTCATCTGCATTTATCTTATGGTTCTACTTATGGAAACGATAATTTACGGGCAGTTTTAGTAACATACTTAAATGAAACAAGAGGTTTACAAATAACAAAAGATAATTTACTGATAACTAGAGGAAGTCAAATGGGAATATGGCTTAGTGCTCAATTGTTATTAAAAAAGGAAGATGTTATAGTGGTAGGGGAAACAAATTATCCTTCGGCAGATATAACTTTTATAGAGCGAAAAGCAACAATTATGCGTATTCCTGTAGATAAAGATGGCTTATGTATTTCTGAATTAGAAAAATTATGTAAAAAACAGGTGATAAAAGCGCTGTATGTTACCTCTCATCATCACCATCCAACTACAGTAACATTATCAGCAGAAAGACGAATTCATTTATTAAACCTTTCTAATATTTATCAATTTGCAATTATAGAAGATGATTACGATTATGATTTTAACTATAATCATTCACCAATTTTACCATTAGCGAGTCATGATGTTAACGGAAATGTTATTTATATAGGTTCTGTTTGTAAAACGGTTGCTCCTGTTTTTAGAATTGGCTATTTAATAGCTTCAAAAACATTTATAGATGAAGCCTCTAATCACAGACGCTATGTAGATAGGCAGGGAGATGCTTTATTGGAGCTTACTTTTGCTGAATTTATTAAATCGGGTGATTTAGATAGGCATATTAGAAAAGTGATGAAAATTTACAAACAGCGTCGCGATTTATTTTGTTCTTTGTTGACGGAACATTTAGGAGGCTATTTTCATTTTGATATTCCTAAAGGAGGAATGGCAGTATGGCTTATTTTAAACAAACAATATTCATGGAAAGAAGTTTCAGAAATAGCAAGAACACAGAAATTAGCAATAGGGCAATGGGAACGTTATGATTTTGCCAATACGAAACACAACGGAATAAGAATTGGATTTGCTGCTTATAATAACAACGAGATACAAGAACTTATTTATAAATTAACAAACACTATGAAGTTGTTTACAAATTAG
- a CDS encoding TetR/AcrR family transcriptional regulator encodes MKTKNNLIEAAIEVLIENPSSNMDVIAEKAAVTRRTLHRYFSSRDHMIKECVEIIVLRILIDVKMVLDTEMQLIDKLKQMFEDDVKKGQHFEFVQKFSHHFSEEDIQASFKEMGDLFYGLLDKLKSNGIIDKQLSNEWLSYVWMGLVRSANQALKKGVIAPNKVNELAWNAFSNGMITKSE; translated from the coding sequence GTGAAAACAAAAAATAATTTAATAGAAGCTGCAATTGAGGTACTTATTGAAAACCCATCAAGTAATATGGATGTTATAGCTGAAAAAGCAGCTGTTACAAGAAGAACACTACATCGCTATTTCAGTTCTAGAGATCATATGATTAAGGAATGTGTAGAGATTATTGTGTTAAGGATATTAATAGATGTAAAAATGGTTCTTGATACAGAGATGCAGCTTATTGATAAGTTGAAACAAATGTTTGAAGATGATGTTAAAAAAGGGCAACATTTTGAATTCGTTCAAAAATTTTCGCATCATTTTTCAGAAGAAGATATTCAAGCTTCATTCAAAGAAATGGGCGATTTATTTTATGGTCTTTTAGATAAATTAAAGTCAAATGGAATAATAGATAAACAGTTGTCAAATGAATGGTTATCATATGTTTGGATGGGGTTGGTTAGGAGTGCCAATCAAGCGCTGAAAAAAGGTGTAATTGCACCAAACAAAGTAAATGAACTAGCATGGAATGCTTTTTCAAACGGAATGATTACTAAAAGTGAATAA
- a CDS encoding NAD(P)/FAD-dependent oxidoreductase — translation MTKNKNLDVLVVGGGPAGMNAALVFGRALMNTVIVNEEKPRNLVTQASHGFLTRDGFHPSEFLQVAKKQLEQYVTVNYKMDVVKQVDKTEIGFKVKTNDGTEYQTKRIVFATGYKDDLSKLGLIGIEKVYGKTVFPCPFCDGWERRNEPLALFGKDEGVGHFAKTISNWTDDLIIFTNGKKPIRNEEKENLKKNNIKVVEQEILKLISENGNLKEIKLADGNSIKRTGGFLFSTGEKQSTDIPAKLGVEFGDWGGTYLTNEWGKSKVDGVYIVGDAKNNFTGVIGSASEGSYVAEMITQEIIGERWVS, via the coding sequence ATGACAAAAAATAAAAACTTAGATGTTTTAGTAGTTGGAGGTGGCCCAGCTGGAATGAATGCAGCATTAGTCTTTGGAAGAGCGCTTATGAATACTGTAATAGTAAATGAGGAAAAACCTAGAAATCTTGTGACACAAGCCTCGCATGGTTTTCTCACTCGTGATGGTTTTCATCCAAGCGAATTTCTTCAAGTTGCTAAAAAACAATTAGAGCAGTATGTTACAGTAAATTATAAAATGGATGTTGTAAAACAAGTAGATAAAACAGAAATAGGATTTAAAGTAAAAACTAATGATGGTACAGAGTATCAAACAAAGCGAATTGTTTTTGCTACTGGTTATAAAGATGATTTGTCTAAACTTGGATTAATTGGAATTGAAAAAGTATACGGAAAAACGGTATTTCCATGTCCTTTTTGTGATGGATGGGAAAGACGGAACGAACCTCTTGCTTTATTTGGAAAAGATGAAGGTGTTGGACACTTTGCTAAAACTATAAGTAATTGGACAGACGATTTAATTATTTTTACTAATGGTAAAAAACCTATAAGAAATGAAGAGAAAGAAAATTTAAAAAAGAACAACATTAAAGTTGTTGAACAAGAAATATTAAAATTAATTTCTGAAAATGGAAATCTAAAAGAAATTAAACTTGCTGATGGAAATAGTATTAAAAGAACAGGAGGGTTTTTATTTAGTACTGGAGAAAAGCAATCAACAGATATTCCAGCAAAATTAGGAGTTGAATTTGGAGATTGGGGTGGAACATACTTAACAAATGAATGGGGGAAGTCAAAAGTGGATGGAGTCTATATAGTGGGAGATGCAAAAAACAATTTTACAGGAGTTATTGGCTCAGCCTCAGAAGGATCTTACGTCGCTGAAATGATTACTCAAGAGATTATTGGAGAACGTTGGGTAAGCTAA
- a CDS encoding penicillin-binding transpeptidase domain-containing protein, producing MKIIILLIISSTSIFGQVKISKEFASYNIKGSTTIYDLKNDRYYYSDSLDANKRTLPASTFKIINSCIALEEGAIKDENEVFKWDGEIKYFNGKVIDTWNTDTNLKSAFKNSTIWFYEELAKKIGKNRYKNYLKKCKYGNLDLSEKGVDFWNYGNLGISPKNQIKLLKSLYKEELPFSKSTYTIVKKIMISHEMDNYIIRSKTGWANTSKQSIGWWIGYVEKKNNTYFFATRLIKDVKEHNPKFSSLRKEITKSMLKHIKAIE from the coding sequence ATGAAAATAATAATATTATTAATAATATCATCTACCTCTATTTTTGGTCAAGTAAAAATAAGTAAAGAATTTGCTTCATATAATATTAAAGGAAGCACAACTATTTATGATCTTAAAAATGATAGATACTATTACAGTGATAGTCTTGATGCTAATAAAAGAACGTTGCCTGCTTCTACTTTTAAAATAATAAACTCTTGTATAGCTCTAGAAGAAGGAGCTATAAAAGATGAAAATGAGGTGTTTAAATGGGATGGGGAAATAAAATATTTTAACGGAAAGGTTATTGACACTTGGAATACTGATACAAATCTTAAAAGTGCGTTTAAAAATTCTACAATTTGGTTTTATGAAGAACTTGCTAAAAAAATTGGAAAAAATAGGTATAAAAATTATCTGAAAAAATGTAAGTATGGTAATCTAGATTTATCAGAAAAAGGAGTAGATTTTTGGAATTATGGTAACCTAGGAATCTCTCCTAAAAATCAAATCAAATTATTAAAATCTTTATATAAAGAGGAACTACCTTTTTCTAAAAGCACTTATACTATTGTAAAAAAAATAATGATTTCTCATGAAATGGACAACTATATAATAAGAAGCAAAACAGGTTGGGCTAACACTAGTAAACAAAGTATAGGATGGTGGATTGGATATGTAGAAAAGAAAAATAACACATACTTTTTTGCAACAAGACTAATCAAAGATGTAAAAGAACATAATCCAAAATTTTCTTCTCTTAGAAAAGAAATAACCAAATCAATGTTAAAACATATTAAAGCAATTGAATGA
- a CDS encoding DUF3575 domain-containing protein codes for MKTKTVIFLLFISTFLNAQKNKEFSQYLNKKNEIKINLVNLIDSKFIDISYEYLINEKSSIGIETLFNFNSRNKDISKLNNLTKFSLTPYYRRYFSKKYARGFFIEGFSVLKSYEHYSFNETEHHPYKYIIRDKIEFSLGLSIGAKFVIKEKFVADIFLGVGKNFINYNDYYFKDIGRGGISLGYRF; via the coding sequence ATGAAAACAAAAACAGTAATATTTTTATTATTTATTTCTACATTTTTAAATGCTCAGAAAAATAAAGAATTCTCTCAATACTTAAATAAAAAAAATGAAATAAAAATTAACCTGGTTAACTTAATTGATTCTAAATTTATTGATATTTCTTATGAATATTTAATTAATGAAAAATCTTCAATTGGAATAGAGACTTTGTTTAATTTTAATTCAAGAAATAAAGATATTTCTAAATTAAATAATCTCACAAAATTCTCTTTAACGCCTTACTATAGACGTTATTTTTCAAAAAAATATGCTAGAGGTTTTTTTATCGAAGGGTTCAGTGTATTAAAATCATATGAACATTATTCTTTTAATGAGACCGAACATCATCCTTATAAGTATATAATTAGAGATAAAATAGAGTTTAGTTTAGGTTTATCTATTGGAGCTAAGTTTGTAATAAAAGAAAAATTTGTTGCTGATATTTTTTTAGGAGTTGGTAAGAATTTTATAAATTATAATGATTACTATTTTAAAGATATTGGTAGAGGCGGTATTTCTTTGGGTTATAGATTTTAA
- a CDS encoding multicopper oxidase domain-containing protein — protein MNKIILIFSFLLISNTIFSQNDKLIIGRTTGNLFIKKNMGLRVFGFSNSLSGQILLPGPCIDVVVNDSINIDLWNISQGNPVSLTCNNITFLQYNENKEQLPNQEVIDHMEHGFYSFTAKKPGTYFYYSPENYPFNIQAGMFGTIIIRDKKSDYLNKKTNNEVLWCSNEIDTEWHTDAIMNVEHNEINEQIILPDYLPNYFLINGKRAKKLKGLQPLKNRKNNTTLLVRLVNAGLYHHEIEFPLKMNPQLIFGKSANLIKSIKYFKVMLNKGECVELSVSLKDMDKRDHIVYRYIDPINKEVKHKANINVFY, from the coding sequence ATGAATAAAATCATACTTATATTTTCTTTTTTACTCATTAGTAATACCATTTTTTCCCAAAATGATAAATTAATTATAGGAAGAACAACAGGTAACCTTTTTATTAAAAAAAATATGGGATTAAGAGTTTTTGGGTTTAGCAATTCTCTTTCTGGGCAAATTTTATTACCAGGCCCATGTATTGATGTCGTAGTTAATGATAGTATAAATATTGATCTCTGGAATATTTCACAAGGAAATCCAGTTTCATTAACCTGTAATAATATAACCTTTTTACAATATAATGAGAACAAAGAACAACTACCAAACCAGGAGGTAATTGATCATATGGAGCATGGTTTTTATTCTTTTACAGCTAAAAAACCTGGAACTTACTTTTATTATAGTCCTGAAAATTATCCATTTAACATTCAGGCAGGTATGTTTGGAACCATTATTATTCGTGATAAAAAAAGTGATTATTTGAATAAAAAAACAAATAATGAAGTATTATGGTGTAGTAATGAAATAGATACTGAATGGCATACTGATGCAATCATGAATGTAGAACATAATGAAATAAATGAACAAATTATACTCCCTGATTATCTACCTAACTATTTTTTAATTAATGGTAAAAGAGCAAAAAAGCTAAAAGGATTGCAACCTTTAAAGAACAGGAAAAATAATACCACTTTACTTGTTCGTTTAGTTAATGCAGGATTGTATCACCATGAAATAGAATTTCCATTAAAAATGAATCCACAACTTATTTTTGGTAAGTCTGCTAATTTAATCAAATCTATAAAATATTTTAAAGTGATGTTAAATAAAGGAGAATGTGTAGAATTATCTGTTTCTCTTAAAGATATGGATAAAAGAGATCATATTGTTTATCGGTATATAGATCCAATAAATAAAGAAGTTAAACATAAAGCAAACATTAATGTATTTTATTAA
- a CDS encoding tyrosinase family protein produces MKNVILLLSIFLVTSLCYSQNENNAKYVRLNASTPEAQADLEAMNVAFKKMREMDCENGLAWYYQGAIHNIPSEIKGKNNLCSQYQTSKDKLFAWGDCTHKSGISAKLHFLLWHRMYIWHFEKIIRELSGKKDFALPYWNYGSNILDENIMPQKIRDPKGYLYEAARYSVLNNGEPIPPTNLKNIKRTLREIINSPIFLRERTNEDGEKEYFGFSPELEKSPHGYMHDLIGGEYANPKETFYNQIYQKKDFPGLMANVPSAGFDSVFWLHHSMIDRIWESWEVNHLEQRPTLAQLEASPWEYNFIEPNGKEITYTIKEMYDIVFNLGYRYNNLLYTSESPVLASIKPSVNKNVSFQDSTHKIIWKQKIGKTIGSNAFKHKVTKKISKRVTKNFKSEKKSFIFLSLNVVVYKEPSDYYTVHLRYPNQKDEYLGTMTFFGVAHDHGTGENHTIGENGVKLNFSYYISDDLKDSNKNFEIIIKKNGIGEAKVTLENISMIKFN; encoded by the coding sequence ATGAAAAACGTTATTCTTTTATTATCTATATTTTTGGTTACTAGTCTATGCTATAGTCAAAATGAAAACAATGCAAAATACGTCCGGTTAAATGCTAGTACTCCAGAAGCTCAAGCCGATTTAGAAGCTATGAATGTAGCTTTCAAAAAAATGCGAGAAATGGACTGCGAGAATGGTTTAGCATGGTATTACCAAGGGGCAATACATAATATTCCTAGTGAAATTAAAGGAAAAAATAATCTTTGTTCTCAATATCAAACGAGTAAGGACAAATTATTTGCATGGGGAGATTGTACTCATAAAAGCGGTATAAGTGCTAAGTTGCATTTTCTTCTATGGCACAGAATGTACATTTGGCATTTTGAAAAAATTATTAGAGAGTTATCTGGTAAAAAAGATTTTGCTTTACCTTATTGGAATTATGGAAGTAATATTTTAGATGAAAATATAATGCCTCAAAAAATCAGAGACCCAAAAGGGTATTTATATGAGGCGGCTAGATACAGTGTTCTTAATAACGGTGAACCTATACCTCCCACCAATTTAAAAAACATAAAAAGAACACTAAGAGAAATAATAAATTCGCCTATTTTTTTAAGAGAAAGAACTAATGAAGATGGTGAAAAAGAATATTTTGGATTCAGTCCTGAATTGGAAAAATCTCCTCATGGTTACATGCATGATTTAATTGGTGGAGAGTATGCGAATCCCAAAGAAACATTTTATAATCAAATTTACCAGAAAAAAGATTTTCCTGGATTAATGGCTAATGTGCCTTCTGCTGGTTTTGATTCTGTATTTTGGTTACATCATAGTATGATAGATCGTATTTGGGAATCTTGGGAGGTAAATCATTTAGAACAACGTCCAACTTTAGCGCAATTAGAAGCAAGTCCTTGGGAATACAATTTTATTGAGCCAAATGGAAAAGAAATAACATATACTATTAAAGAAATGTATGATATAGTATTTAATTTAGGTTATCGTTATAATAACTTATTATATACATCAGAGTCTCCTGTTTTGGCTTCTATTAAGCCTTCTGTAAATAAAAATGTTTCATTTCAAGACTCAACTCATAAAATAATTTGGAAACAAAAAATAGGAAAAACTATTGGTAGTAATGCATTTAAACATAAGGTAACTAAAAAAATATCTAAAAGAGTAACTAAGAATTTTAAATCAGAAAAAAAATCATTTATCTTTTTAAGTTTAAACGTTGTCGTTTATAAAGAACCTAGTGATTACTACACCGTCCATCTTCGTTATCCAAATCAAAAGGATGAATACCTTGGAACGATGACTTTCTTTGGTGTTGCTCACGATCATGGAACAGGGGAAAACCATACGATTGGGGAAAATGGAGTTAAACTTAATTTCTCTTATTATATTTCAGATGATTTGAAGGATTCTAATAAAAACTTTGAAATTATTATTAAAAAGAATGGTATTGGAGAAGCAAAAGTAACATTAGAAAATATTAGTATGATTAAATTTAATTAA